The nucleotide window CCCACAGGAACAACTGGCGGAGCAAGGGAAACTGCTCGGCGGCGGGCTGTTGCTCCAGCACCTGGGCCAGCAACAGTGCCCGTGTGAGCTGCACAGTGCTCCAGTCGGTCTTGCCGGGCAGCGCATGTTCCTTGAGATGACGCTTGCACTGGCTGCTCAACAGCGCCGTGGTCGTCGCGTCCGGGCGTTGGGCAAGCTGTTCCTGGGCCTGATTCCACCACTGCCGTTCGGCATCGTCGAGCTGCTGCGCGAGCAACTGGCGATGTTCAGCGAGGCAATCGTGACGCATTTCAAAGGCCGTCGATGACGGCGCGGTAACGTCCGTGTTCATGTCGGTTTGATCCAGCGTTGGAAGTGTGGGAGCAGGAAAAACACCAGGACACAGGCCAGACTGCCCAGTGGCTGGTCAGCCACCGCCAGCACCAGCGCATCGAACAGCGGCAAGGCCGCCAGGCCGGCGCCGATAAACGCCCGAACCTGTCGCTGCCGCGGGTTCGCCAGATGACGCCAGTAATTGCGGCCCAGCCATCCCAGCCACAGCAGCATGACCGGCCAGAACCAGAGGCTATTGGAGTAGAACGCCAGCACCAACGGACTCAGCATCAGCAGCAGGGGCAAGCGGCTGAGCAACTGATTGCGGTGTTCCTGGCGGGCCAGATAGGTCAGGCCGCTGATGTAGACGCCGAGCAGAATCGCGCACAGCCAGATCGGCCCCGGTGGAATCGCCAGGCTGGCCGCCGCCGTGAGATAGAGTGCCGAGCGGCAGGCGCCCATCAGCCAGACGCTGTGGGCGTATTTCTTGTGCAGCACGTTGTAGCCCAGGATGCAGCCCACCAGCAGGGTGGCGCTGCCCAGCATCCAGTGTGGTTGATCGATCAACCGGCTCAGGCCGAGCAGTGTCGCGGCGGCCAGCAGCAGCAACACTGCGGTAGCCAGCCGCACTTGCTGGCGGCTGACCAGGCCCAGGGTGATGGGGCGGGGGTTATGGTGTTGTTGGTCCCAATCGGCGTCCAGCAGGTCATTCAACAACATGCCGGCCAGGTACAGTAGCGACAGGGCGGCCAGCAGCAGGAGCCACACCAGGGACGACGGCGGCGCCAGGGCACCGGCGCTGCTGGCAAGCAGGGCGGCGGCCAGGGTATTGGTCCACACCGTGGGCAGGTTGGAGACCCGGCCCAGGGTCATCCAGGTTTTGATATTCAGCGGTGCCAGGCTCATTGCGCGCAGCCTTCGCTCAGGGTGAGCGCCGGATCGCCGAGGGCGGACAGCCGCTGCAATGCCTGCTCCATTCGAGCGGCATCGATCTCATGCAGGTCCAGCGATTCGCCGATCCGGTTGAGCATGGGGATGGAGAGCTCCCCGCCCAAGTGCTGGCGGAACTCTTCCAGCCCGAGCAACACCAGCGAACGACCCTGTGCATCTTTCAAGTTCAATTCCGCGGGGTTGAGGCTGAAGCCGAGCTTGAGCAGCAGGCGCAGAATGCGCTCGCTGTCGACATCGCTCAACAGGCCCAGGGCGTTGGCGTAAAGGCTGTCCAAGGCGATGCCCACCGCCACCGCTTCGCCATGGCGCAACCGGTGATGGCTTA belongs to Pseudomonas sp. B21-028 and includes:
- a CDS encoding UbiA family prenyltransferase; its protein translation is MSLAPLNIKTWMTLGRVSNLPTVWTNTLAAALLASSAGALAPPSSLVWLLLLAALSLLYLAGMLLNDLLDADWDQQHHNPRPITLGLVSRQQVRLATAVLLLLAAATLLGLSRLIDQPHWMLGSATLLVGCILGYNVLHKKYAHSVWLMGACRSALYLTAAASLAIPPGPIWLCAILLGVYISGLTYLARQEHRNQLLSRLPLLLMLSPLVLAFYSNSLWFWPVMLLWLGWLGRNYWRHLANPRQRQVRAFIGAGLAALPLFDALVLAVADQPLGSLACVLVFFLLPHFQRWIKPT